In Chromobacterium rhizoryzae, one genomic interval encodes:
- a CDS encoding YoaK family protein, translating to MSRRSNITRLLDRGRFNDRTLRHLGWSMAFIAGALNAGGFLAVHRYTSHMSGIVSGMADEFALGEVTLGLSLLVMLLCFIAGAMHSSWLILWARRQRLRGGYGVSMMEEAGLLLLFGLLGAALSLHKGFFTPLTVMLLCFIMGMHNTIVTKLSGGLLRSTHMTGIATDIGIELAKLSYYGRESMPKVKDVRANRVKLRTYLLILLSFFGGGVVGALGFKHMGYSFTLPLALLLFLLGLRPVWYDVRLRFRLWRIQLESH from the coding sequence ATGTCCAGACGAAGCAACATCACCCGGCTGTTGGACCGGGGCCGTTTCAATGACCGCACCTTGCGGCATTTGGGATGGTCCATGGCCTTCATCGCCGGCGCGCTCAACGCCGGCGGTTTTCTCGCCGTGCACCGCTATACCTCGCACATGTCCGGCATCGTGTCCGGCATGGCTGACGAGTTCGCGCTGGGCGAGGTGACGCTGGGCCTGTCCTTGCTGGTGATGCTGCTGTGCTTCATCGCCGGCGCCATGCACAGTTCCTGGCTGATTCTGTGGGCGCGCCGGCAGCGTCTGCGCGGCGGTTACGGCGTGTCCATGATGGAAGAGGCCGGCCTGCTGCTGCTGTTTGGCCTGCTGGGGGCCGCGCTGTCCTTACACAAGGGCTTTTTCACCCCGCTGACCGTGATGCTGCTCTGCTTCATCATGGGCATGCACAACACCATCGTCACCAAGCTGTCCGGCGGCCTGTTGCGCAGCACCCACATGACCGGCATCGCCACCGACATCGGCATCGAGCTGGCCAAGCTCAGCTACTACGGCCGGGAAAGCATGCCCAAGGTCAAGGACGTGCGCGCCAACCGCGTCAAGCTGCGCACCTATCTGCTGATCCTGCTGTCGTTTTTCGGCGGCGGCGTGGTGGGCGCGCTGGGCTTCAAGCATATGGGATACAGCTTCACCCTGCCGCTGGCGCTGCTCTTGTTTCTGCTGGGGCTGCGCCCGGTCTGGTACGACGTGAGACTGCGTTTTCGGCTGTGGCGCATCCAGCTGGAAAGCCATTGA
- a CDS encoding histidine phosphatase family protein, which yields MNPYTLTLLRHGEIDHEGRLIGSCDLPLNATGHIQMAQSWQRICALAPVTAMASSPLQRCREFAVQHALHGSLTLKVDPRFAEMDFGDWDGMDVQVLAQRYPDWRAKLATGELTPPGGEAYDGFRTRVLAGLSEWMTTASGSHRVLVTHGGVITTLLAELLGADFAVAKLMTVQRGGFAQLSILDGHPAYLMRLEAPCAD from the coding sequence ATGAACCCCTATACCCTGACCCTGTTGCGTCACGGCGAAATCGATCATGAGGGCCGCTTGATCGGCAGTTGCGATCTGCCGCTGAACGCCACCGGACACATTCAGATGGCGCAAAGCTGGCAGCGCATTTGCGCGCTGGCGCCGGTCACCGCGATGGCCAGCTCGCCCTTGCAGCGCTGCCGCGAGTTCGCGGTCCAGCACGCTCTGCACGGCTCGCTGACGCTGAAAGTGGACCCGCGCTTCGCGGAAATGGACTTTGGCGACTGGGACGGCATGGACGTGCAGGTGCTGGCGCAGCGCTATCCGGACTGGCGCGCCAAACTGGCGACCGGGGAGCTGACGCCGCCGGGCGGCGAAGCTTACGATGGCTTCCGCACCCGAGTGCTGGCCGGCCTGTCCGAGTGGATGACCACGGCCAGCGGCAGCCACCGCGTGCTGGTCACCCACGGCGGCGTCATCACCACCTTGCTGGCGGAGTTGCTGGGCGCCGATTTTGCGGTGGCCAAGCTGATGACGGTGCAGCGCGGCGGCTTTGCCCAATTATCCATCCTGGACGGGCACCCGGCCTATTTGATGCGGCTGGAAGCACCGTGCGCGGACTGA
- the cobS gene encoding adenosylcobinamide-GDP ribazoletransferase codes for MRGLILALQFLTRLPTPQLREFKPEWLADSARWFAAVGLIVGALLLAALTLGRLSDPWLAALLALLMWTWVTGGLHLDGLGDLADALGAAHRSRERFFEVLKDPHVGSFGALALILAVVAKLVLLMLLAKQPAPPWGLLLIPAWCRCFAVYWSASLPAIAPGSGERFAWRRHGPSLAVNAALLAALSAWLAPALLLAPLAALAWRRFLLRKLGGMTGDCLGAGIELCEIGLLLLLAVRWPAL; via the coding sequence GTGCGCGGACTGATTCTGGCGCTGCAGTTCCTGACCCGCCTGCCCACGCCGCAGCTGCGCGAGTTCAAGCCCGAGTGGCTGGCCGACAGCGCGCGCTGGTTCGCCGCGGTGGGCTTGATCGTCGGCGCGCTATTGCTGGCGGCGCTGACCCTGGGCCGTTTGAGCGATCCTTGGCTGGCGGCGCTGCTGGCGCTCTTGATGTGGACCTGGGTCACCGGCGGCCTGCATCTGGACGGCTTGGGCGATCTCGCCGATGCGCTGGGCGCCGCCCACCGTTCGCGCGAACGTTTCTTCGAGGTGCTGAAAGATCCTCACGTCGGCAGCTTCGGCGCGCTGGCGCTGATCCTGGCCGTCGTCGCCAAGCTGGTCTTGCTGATGTTGCTGGCCAAACAGCCGGCGCCGCCCTGGGGCCTGCTGCTGATCCCCGCCTGGTGCCGCTGTTTCGCGGTGTACTGGTCGGCCAGCCTGCCGGCGATCGCGCCCGGCAGCGGCGAACGCTTCGCCTGGCGGCGGCACGGCCCCAGCTTGGCGGTCAACGCGGCGCTGCTGGCGGCGCTGTCGGCCTGGCTGGCCCCGGCATTGCTGCTGGCGCCTTTGGCGGCGCTGGCCTGGCGGCGCTTCCTGCTGCGCAAGCTGGGCGGCATGACCGGGGACTGCCTGGGCGCGGGCATTGAGCTGTGCGAAATCGGTCTCTTGCTGCTTTTGGCGGTCCGCTGGCCGGCGCTCTAG
- a CDS encoding type IV pilin protein, with translation MGYRSKAARRTHRGFTLIELIVVVAIIGILVSIALPSYTNYVQRTYRAEVQTELQAIAQAQEKYFTLNNAYASSLTALSYASSSISSQDNRYTITMGDLSASATLANGQGYTLQAAPAGGQVGESCGTLSLNSLGSKSAASGTVSNCWR, from the coding sequence ATGGGATATCGCAGCAAAGCGGCGCGGCGGACACATCGCGGCTTCACCTTGATAGAGCTGATTGTCGTGGTGGCCATTATCGGCATTTTGGTCAGCATCGCCTTGCCGTCGTACACCAACTACGTGCAACGCACCTATCGGGCCGAAGTGCAGACCGAGCTGCAAGCCATCGCCCAGGCGCAGGAAAAATACTTCACGCTGAATAATGCTTATGCCTCCTCGCTGACCGCGCTGAGCTACGCCTCCTCCAGCATTAGCAGCCAGGACAACCGCTACACCATCACCATGGGCGATCTGAGCGCCTCCGCCACATTGGCCAACGGCCAGGGCTATACCTTGCAGGCGGCCCCGGCCGGCGGGCAGGTGGGAGAGAGCTGCGGCACGCTGAGCCTCAATAGCCTGGGCAGCAAGAGCGCTGCCAGCGGCACCGTCAGCAATTGCTGGCGCTGA
- a CDS encoding type III pantothenate kinase: MKLLIDAGNSRVKWAVHDGRDWLVQGAVEHGDIASLAEVWRQWPITAAWGASVARAEAAQALEAATPCPLRWVRAEAGFGGVRNAYRNPAEQGADRWLAVLAARQLHRDDLIVACAGTALTVEALTAEGDYLGGLIVPGLKLMLSSLARNTANLDRSAGVVTPFPQGTEDALASGAVYALTGAVETQRRQLQAHTGRAPVRVLLTGGDAARLAPWLAGPVEIVDNLVLLGLLRVADEK; the protein is encoded by the coding sequence ATGAAGTTGTTGATCGACGCCGGTAATAGCCGGGTCAAATGGGCGGTGCATGATGGCCGTGACTGGCTGGTGCAGGGCGCGGTGGAGCACGGCGACATCGCCAGCCTGGCTGAAGTCTGGCGACAATGGCCGATCACGGCCGCCTGGGGCGCGTCGGTGGCGCGGGCGGAGGCGGCGCAAGCCTTGGAGGCGGCAACGCCCTGTCCCTTGCGATGGGTGCGGGCGGAAGCCGGTTTCGGCGGTGTGCGCAACGCCTACCGCAACCCGGCCGAGCAAGGGGCCGACCGCTGGCTGGCGGTGCTGGCCGCGCGGCAACTGCATAGGGACGACTTGATCGTGGCCTGCGCCGGCACCGCGCTGACCGTGGAGGCCTTGACGGCCGAGGGTGATTATCTGGGCGGGCTGATCGTGCCCGGGCTGAAGCTGATGTTGAGCAGCCTGGCGCGCAACACCGCCAATCTGGACCGTTCCGCCGGCGTGGTGACGCCGTTCCCGCAAGGCACGGAAGACGCCTTGGCCAGCGGCGCGGTGTACGCGCTGACCGGCGCGGTGGAAACGCAGCGTCGGCAATTGCAGGCGCATACCGGACGCGCTCCGGTGCGGGTGCTGTTGACCGGCGGCGACGCGGCGCGCTTGGCGCCTTGGCTCGCCGGGCCGGTCGAGATCGTGGATAATCTGGTGTTATTGGGCTTATTAAGAGTGGCCGACGAAAAATGA
- the cobT gene encoding nicotinate-nucleotide--dimethylbenzimidazole phosphoribosyltransferase: MTFIDTFRSPDFAAYQAARARQATLTKPAGSLGRLEELACRFAAWQGKVCPDALRPAITVFAGDHGVTAEGVSAYPSVVTGEMVRNFANGGAAICVLAQSLDARLEVVDAGVLSDVSALPIVHAKVRAGTGNLAREAAMTPAQAEAALEVGRLAARRALDGGANLLIAGDMGIGNTTASAALICRLADLPPERIVGRGTGLDEAGLDTKRQVVRTALARVAGRDLSALDILAELGGLEIAAMAGFYLESAAQGAPALVDGFISSAAALCALALEPRVGDWLLASHRSEETGHLLALHALKLEPVLDLGMHLGEGSGAALCVPLLQMAIRLHNEMATFAEAGITGKAE, from the coding sequence ATGACATTCATCGATACCTTTCGCTCACCCGATTTCGCCGCCTACCAGGCCGCCCGCGCCCGCCAGGCCACACTCACCAAGCCGGCGGGCAGCCTGGGCAGGCTGGAAGAGCTGGCCTGCCGCTTCGCCGCCTGGCAGGGCAAGGTCTGCCCGGACGCGCTGCGGCCGGCGATCACGGTGTTCGCCGGCGATCACGGCGTGACGGCGGAAGGCGTGTCCGCCTATCCCTCGGTGGTGACCGGCGAAATGGTGCGCAATTTCGCCAATGGCGGCGCGGCCATCTGCGTGTTGGCGCAAAGCCTGGACGCCAGGCTGGAGGTGGTGGACGCCGGCGTGCTCAGCGACGTCTCCGCGCTGCCCATCGTCCACGCCAAAGTGCGGGCCGGCACCGGCAATCTGGCCAGGGAGGCCGCAATGACGCCGGCACAGGCGGAGGCCGCGCTGGAAGTGGGCCGCCTGGCCGCGCGCCGCGCGCTGGACGGCGGCGCCAATTTGCTGATCGCCGGCGACATGGGCATAGGCAACACCACCGCGTCCGCCGCGCTGATCTGCCGGCTGGCGGACTTGCCGCCGGAACGCATCGTCGGCCGCGGCACCGGCCTGGACGAGGCCGGCCTGGACACCAAGCGCCAAGTGGTGCGCACCGCGCTGGCCCGCGTCGCCGGACGCGATTTGTCCGCGCTGGACATCCTGGCCGAGCTGGGCGGCCTGGAAATCGCCGCCATGGCCGGCTTCTATCTGGAAAGCGCCGCGCAAGGCGCGCCGGCGCTGGTGGACGGCTTCATTTCCAGCGCCGCCGCGCTCTGCGCGCTGGCGCTGGAGCCGCGCGTGGGAGATTGGCTGCTGGCCAGCCACCGCTCGGAAGAAACCGGGCACCTGCTGGCGCTGCACGCGCTGAAGCTGGAGCCGGTGCTGGACCTGGGCATGCATCTGGGCGAGGGATCCGGCGCCGCCTTGTGCGTGCCCTTGCTGCAAATGGCCATCCGCCTGCACAACGAGATGGCCACCTTCGCCGAGGCGGGCATCACCGGAAAAGCGGAATGA
- the rfaE2 gene encoding D-glycero-beta-D-manno-heptose 1-phosphate adenylyltransferase produces the protein MSYPTPLFENKICTQEQLADKLAALPRPIVFTNGCFDILHRGHVTYLAQARALGASLVLGLNTDASVRRLGKGDDRPINHQDNRAAVLAALESVSLVICFDEDTPAQLIEQVRPDVLVKGGDWTPDKIVGSAETLARGGQVHSIPFLFDTSTTSTLNKIRGSEAGR, from the coding sequence ATGTCCTACCCGACACCTTTGTTCGAAAATAAAATCTGCACTCAGGAACAGCTGGCGGACAAGCTGGCGGCCTTGCCGCGCCCCATCGTCTTCACCAATGGCTGCTTCGATATCCTGCACCGCGGGCATGTGACCTATCTCGCGCAGGCGCGCGCCTTGGGAGCCAGCCTGGTGCTGGGTTTGAACACCGACGCCTCGGTGCGCCGTCTGGGCAAGGGCGACGACCGGCCCATCAATCATCAGGACAACCGCGCGGCGGTATTGGCCGCCTTGGAAAGCGTCAGCCTGGTGATCTGTTTCGACGAAGACACCCCGGCGCAGCTGATAGAGCAGGTGCGTCCCGATGTGCTGGTCAAGGGCGGCGACTGGACGCCGGACAAGATCGTCGGCAGCGCCGAGACGCTAGCGCGCGGCGGCCAGGTGCACTCCATTCCCTTCCTGTTCGACACCTCCACCACCTCCACCTTGAATAAGATTCGGGGCAGCGAGGCCGGCCGGTGA
- a CDS encoding SPOR domain-containing protein has protein sequence MKWFLALVVVLNLLVAMYGSFKQRPPADVRAQEVSPELVKLLPANWKPNASAPAASAPAAEPLRESSAPKADKPAAAKPKAQEASAPKTAAAKAEVAKTETAKPEPKAETAKPAEAVAACLQWGPLDDKLLARVKGGVPQLKLKAGQLSEASKEETAGGGRFWVYYPPLATQAETSTLSSELKGKGFDNYIVKNDDFKGHLSLGLFGKEDAAKGLAARLKAAGYDKALVQQKGQKASKTTLSFKTLDAQQADKLKGLQKRLTPGIGLKSCG, from the coding sequence ATGAAGTGGTTTCTAGCCTTGGTCGTGGTGCTGAATTTGCTGGTGGCGATGTATGGCTCGTTCAAACAGCGTCCGCCGGCGGACGTGCGGGCGCAGGAAGTGAGCCCGGAACTGGTCAAGCTGCTACCGGCCAATTGGAAGCCGAACGCCTCCGCGCCGGCCGCGTCCGCCCCGGCGGCGGAGCCGCTGCGCGAATCTTCCGCGCCCAAAGCGGACAAGCCGGCCGCGGCCAAGCCTAAGGCCCAGGAAGCGTCTGCGCCGAAAACAGCGGCCGCCAAGGCGGAGGTCGCCAAAACGGAGACCGCCAAGCCGGAGCCCAAGGCCGAAACGGCCAAGCCGGCGGAAGCCGTCGCGGCCTGCCTGCAATGGGGGCCGCTGGACGACAAGCTGCTGGCCAGGGTCAAGGGCGGCGTGCCGCAGCTCAAGCTCAAGGCCGGCCAGCTGAGCGAGGCCAGCAAGGAAGAAACCGCCGGCGGCGGGCGCTTCTGGGTCTATTATCCGCCGCTGGCCACCCAGGCGGAGACGTCGACGCTGTCGTCGGAACTGAAGGGCAAGGGCTTTGACAACTACATCGTCAAGAACGACGACTTCAAAGGCCATCTGTCGCTGGGCCTGTTCGGCAAGGAAGACGCGGCCAAGGGTCTGGCCGCGCGGCTGAAGGCGGCCGGCTACGACAAGGCGCTGGTGCAGCAGAAGGGGCAGAAGGCGAGCAAGACCACGCTCAGCTTCAAGACGCTGGACGCGCAGCAGGCCGACAAGCTCAAGGGGCTGCAAAAGCGGCTGACGCCGGGAATCGGCCTGAAATCCTGCGGATGA
- a CDS encoding GNAT family N-acetyltransferase — protein sequence MAHLEISCERGRLDRDMIQRFLSQTHWAQGLTPEQLDKAIAHSLVFGAYRGQRQLGFARIVTDYASFAYLSDVFVLAEARRLGVGRALMEAALAHPELQQLRRFLLVSRDARPFYRRLGFAELRDGERYMELRREPAAQPARAWSWFRANKNAA from the coding sequence ATGGCCCATCTGGAGATCAGCTGCGAGCGCGGCCGGCTGGACCGCGACATGATTCAGCGCTTCCTGTCTCAAACCCACTGGGCGCAAGGCCTGACGCCGGAGCAGCTGGACAAGGCCATAGCGCACTCGCTGGTGTTCGGCGCCTACCGCGGACAACGGCAACTGGGCTTTGCCCGCATCGTCACCGACTACGCCAGCTTCGCCTATTTGTCCGATGTGTTCGTGCTGGCCGAGGCACGTCGCCTCGGCGTCGGCCGCGCCTTGATGGAGGCGGCGCTGGCCCACCCCGAGCTGCAGCAGCTGCGGCGCTTTCTGCTGGTGTCCCGCGACGCGCGCCCGTTCTACCGCCGGCTGGGCTTTGCCGAACTGCGCGACGGCGAACGCTATATGGAGCTGCGGCGCGAGCCGGCGGCACAGCCGGCGCGCGCCTGGTCCTGGTTCCGCGCAAATAAAAACGCCGCTTGA
- the cobU gene encoding bifunctional adenosylcobinamide kinase/adenosylcobinamide-phosphate guanylyltransferase, giving the protein MLHLITGGARSGKSRYAETLALAHPGPVCYLATAELRGGDAEFAARVEHHRRRRPAAWSQAEAGRGLAAELLRRDAAGGLLLVDCLGMWLMRFFNEDGGFDTAGFEQERAALLAALEQARGEVLLVSNEIGWGVVSANAQTRCFVDELGRVNQAVAEVCQRVTLVACGLPLVLKGEI; this is encoded by the coding sequence ATGCTCCACCTGATCACCGGCGGCGCGCGCAGCGGCAAGAGCCGCTACGCCGAAACCCTGGCCTTGGCCCACCCGGGTCCGGTCTGCTATCTGGCGACGGCCGAGCTGCGCGGCGGCGACGCCGAGTTCGCCGCTCGCGTCGAACACCATCGTCGACGGCGTCCGGCGGCGTGGTCGCAAGCGGAGGCCGGCCGCGGCTTGGCCGCCGAGCTGCTGCGTCGCGACGCGGCGGGCGGCCTGCTTTTGGTCGACTGCCTGGGCATGTGGCTGATGCGCTTTTTCAACGAGGACGGCGGTTTCGACACCGCCGGTTTCGAACAGGAACGCGCCGCGCTGCTGGCGGCATTGGAACAGGCCCGAGGCGAGGTGCTGCTGGTCAGCAATGAAATCGGCTGGGGCGTGGTGTCGGCCAATGCCCAGACCCGATGCTTCGTCGACGAGCTGGGGCGGGTGAATCAAGCGGTGGCGGAGGTCTGCCAGCGGGTGACGCTGGTGGCCTGCGGCTTGCCGCTGGTGTTGAAAGGCGAGATATGA
- a CDS encoding TonB-dependent receptor domain-containing protein — protein MFKPQQCALLVSLACAGQAYAANVPEFAGDPVVVTATRQPQEISKTLSDVSVITREQIEQSAATSLPQLLSRQGGLEIVSTGTRGAPSSIFMRGANANQTVVLVDGVRIVSATTGTSAVENIPLEQIERVEILRGSGSSLYGADAIGGVIQIFTREGKGSPKLNASFGVGDHGLMKAGAGISGKVENTAFSLNLNHEMNEGISATNRDSSNYNPDRDPYRNLSYSANVTQTLLPGHELTVRAFQTFSKLDFDQSSVGEDLQKNRQNGFTIQSKNALTDHWSSTLRFSHTVDRQETWVASDMVNRSSLIETRQNEWFWQNDIKTGIGTFLAGAVHTQQNVDGQSTYLPNGYSVTQRTNNAGFVGYSGEFGHNLVQANLRNDRDSQFGGKTTGQLAYGYRFSDELTARASYGTAYKAPTFNDLYWPNYGNPSLQPETSRNIELGLKWLGKGRRLELSWFDNRIENLIVYQKDHSLNRDAHIRGVTLSGAATYGAWDLSGSATYQDPIDESSHLQLQRRARAFAQLSAAYDWGKAITGVEWQASAKRPDVDYRPYPNVPVTLGGYSLTNLFANYRLAKEWTAMMRLTNVFEKRYTTAYGYNTSGLGGYLGVTYQAQ, from the coding sequence ATGTTCAAACCCCAACAATGCGCCTTGCTGGTCTCGCTGGCCTGCGCCGGCCAGGCCTATGCCGCCAATGTGCCCGAGTTCGCCGGGGATCCGGTAGTGGTGACTGCTACGCGCCAGCCGCAGGAAATTTCCAAGACCTTGTCCGATGTGAGTGTGATTACGCGTGAGCAGATTGAGCAATCAGCGGCAACCAGCTTACCTCAGTTGCTGTCGCGTCAAGGTGGCCTGGAAATTGTCAGTACGGGAACGCGTGGTGCACCGTCCAGTATTTTCATGCGTGGAGCCAACGCCAATCAGACGGTGGTGTTAGTGGACGGCGTGCGTATCGTCTCGGCTACAACAGGCACCAGCGCAGTGGAGAACATTCCTCTCGAACAGATCGAGAGAGTGGAGATTTTGAGAGGGTCTGGTTCCAGTCTATATGGCGCGGATGCGATTGGTGGTGTGATCCAGATTTTTACTCGTGAAGGCAAAGGTAGTCCCAAGTTGAATGCCAGCTTTGGTGTGGGCGACCATGGCCTGATGAAGGCCGGGGCAGGGATCAGCGGTAAAGTTGAGAATACGGCGTTCAGCCTGAATTTGAACCATGAAATGAACGAAGGTATTTCCGCGACGAATCGGGACAGTTCAAACTACAATCCGGATCGAGATCCGTATCGCAACCTTTCATATAGCGCTAACGTTACCCAAACACTGTTGCCGGGGCATGAACTGACAGTGCGTGCTTTTCAAACCTTTAGCAAACTTGATTTCGACCAATCGTCTGTGGGCGAAGATTTGCAGAAAAACAGGCAAAACGGCTTTACGATTCAATCAAAAAACGCGTTGACTGATCATTGGTCCAGCACTTTGCGTTTCAGTCATACCGTTGATCGTCAAGAGACGTGGGTTGCCAGTGATATGGTTAACCGTAGCAGCTTGATAGAAACTCGTCAGAATGAATGGTTCTGGCAGAATGATATCAAGACAGGCATAGGCACTTTCTTGGCTGGCGCGGTGCATACTCAGCAGAATGTTGACGGTCAATCTACTTATTTGCCGAATGGGTACTCGGTGACTCAACGCACCAATAATGCCGGATTTGTAGGCTACTCCGGGGAGTTCGGCCATAATTTGGTGCAGGCAAACCTACGCAATGATAGGGACTCCCAGTTTGGAGGTAAGACGACAGGACAGCTGGCCTATGGTTATCGCTTCAGCGATGAGTTGACTGCGCGTGCCAGCTATGGAACGGCATACAAGGCGCCAACCTTCAATGACTTGTATTGGCCCAACTATGGCAACCCGTCATTGCAGCCTGAAACCTCGCGTAATATCGAGCTGGGCTTGAAGTGGCTTGGTAAAGGCCGCCGCTTGGAACTGTCCTGGTTTGATAATCGAATTGAAAACCTGATTGTTTATCAGAAAGACCACTCCCTCAATCGTGATGCCCATATTAGGGGCGTCACTTTGTCCGGCGCTGCTACATATGGTGCGTGGGATCTTAGCGGTTCGGCTACCTACCAGGATCCGATTGATGAGAGCAGCCATTTACAGTTGCAACGTCGTGCGCGTGCCTTTGCTCAACTGAGTGCCGCCTATGACTGGGGTAAGGCGATCACAGGGGTTGAATGGCAGGCTAGCGCCAAGCGTCCGGATGTTGACTACCGGCCTTATCCCAATGTTCCAGTCACGCTGGGCGGTTATTCATTGACCAATCTGTTCGCCAACTACCGTTTAGCCAAGGAATGGACGGCAATGATGCGTCTGACCAATGTCTTCGAGAAACGCTACACCACGGCTTATGGCTACAACACCAGTGGTTTAGGTGGTTATCTCGGCGTCACCTACCAGGCGCAGTAA
- the speB gene encoding agmatinase, giving the protein MSETIYGDGAIRRQGLYGSSIENTYAGVLSFMRRNYSRDLTGADVVVSGIPLDLSTTFRSGARLGPQAIRAASVQLAELSPFPWGFNPFDDLAVIDYGDCWFDAHNPLTIKPSIIEHARTILASGAKMLTFGGDHFITYPLLIAHAEKYGKPLALLHFDAHCDTWPDDEPDSLNHGTMFYKAVKDGLIDPKKSVQVGIRTWNDDFMGMNVLDAPWVHDNGVDATIARIKEVIGDSPVYLTFDIDCLDPAFAPGTGTPVPGGLSSAQALKIVRNLGDLNIVGMDVVEVAPAYDNSEVTALAAAHLACDMLCLMRNKKLAGTL; this is encoded by the coding sequence ATGAGCGAAACCATTTACGGCGACGGCGCGATCCGCCGTCAGGGCCTGTACGGCTCTTCCATTGAAAACACTTATGCCGGCGTGCTGTCCTTCATGCGCCGCAACTATAGCCGAGATCTGACCGGCGCCGACGTGGTGGTGTCCGGCATTCCGCTGGACCTGTCCACCACCTTCCGCTCCGGCGCGCGGCTGGGTCCGCAGGCGATCCGCGCCGCCAGCGTGCAGCTGGCCGAGTTGAGCCCCTTCCCCTGGGGCTTCAACCCCTTCGACGATCTGGCCGTGATCGACTACGGCGATTGCTGGTTCGACGCGCATAATCCGCTGACCATCAAGCCCTCCATCATCGAGCACGCGCGCACCATCCTGGCTTCCGGCGCCAAGATGCTGACCTTCGGCGGCGACCATTTCATCACCTACCCGCTGCTGATCGCGCACGCGGAGAAATACGGCAAGCCGCTGGCGCTGCTGCATTTCGACGCGCACTGCGACACCTGGCCGGACGATGAGCCGGACAGCCTGAACCACGGCACCATGTTCTACAAGGCGGTGAAGGATGGCCTGATCGATCCGAAGAAGTCGGTGCAAGTGGGCATCCGCACCTGGAACGACGACTTCATGGGCATGAATGTGCTGGACGCGCCCTGGGTGCACGACAACGGCGTGGACGCCACCATCGCGCGCATCAAGGAAGTGATCGGCGACAGCCCGGTCTACCTGACCTTCGACATCGACTGTCTGGACCCGGCCTTCGCGCCGGGCACCGGCACCCCGGTGCCGGGCGGCCTCAGCAGCGCTCAGGCTTTGAAGATCGTCCGCAATCTGGGCGATCTGAACATCGTCGGCATGGACGTGGTGGAAGTGGCGCCCGCGTACGACAATAGCGAGGTGACCGCCCTCGCCGCCGCGCATCTGGCCTGTGACATGCTGTGCCTGATGCGCAATAAGAAGCTGGCCGGCACGCTTTGA
- a CDS encoding biotin--[acetyl-CoA-carboxylase] ligase — protein sequence MSEHAFAVLRRLADGRFHSGEDIAGELGCSRTLVWQAVHAIQQDLGVTVFSVRGQGYRLEAPFEWLDVSAIRDGLSEAAADTFTLAVAERTDSTNSQLLARAASGGLHGLVLATELQTAGRGRLGRRWQARLGSGLTFSLLWRFDRGLSQLAGLSLAVGVALARTLRRLGAPVALKWPNDVLLNERKLAGILIELSGDALGPTAVVIGIGMNVGEPGEVDQPVACLAEAGVKLARSALLAELLNELHRVLSDFDRHGFVPLRQEWMSLSAHQDAPVCLSFSHGEPVQGVARGVAESGALLVDTADGVKTYHAGEVSLRKLA from the coding sequence GTGAGCGAACACGCTTTCGCGGTGCTGCGCCGTCTCGCCGACGGCCGTTTCCATTCCGGCGAAGACATCGCCGGCGAACTGGGCTGTTCCCGCACCCTGGTCTGGCAGGCGGTGCACGCCATCCAGCAAGACCTGGGCGTCACCGTATTCAGCGTGCGCGGGCAGGGCTATCGCTTGGAAGCGCCGTTTGAATGGCTGGACGTGTCGGCCATCCGCGACGGCCTGAGCGAGGCGGCGGCGGATACCTTCACGCTGGCGGTGGCGGAGCGCACCGACTCCACCAATTCCCAGCTGCTGGCGCGCGCCGCCAGCGGCGGCCTGCACGGCCTGGTGTTGGCGACGGAGCTGCAAACCGCCGGCCGCGGGCGCTTGGGGCGGCGCTGGCAGGCGCGGTTGGGCTCGGGCCTGACGTTCTCCCTGCTGTGGCGCTTCGACCGCGGCCTGTCCCAATTGGCCGGCCTGTCCCTGGCGGTAGGGGTGGCCTTGGCTCGGACGCTGCGGCGGCTGGGCGCGCCGGTGGCCTTGAAGTGGCCGAACGATGTGTTGTTGAACGAGCGCAAGTTGGCCGGCATCCTGATAGAACTGTCCGGCGACGCGCTGGGCCCGACCGCGGTGGTGATCGGCATCGGCATGAATGTGGGCGAACCGGGCGAAGTGGATCAGCCGGTGGCCTGTTTGGCCGAGGCGGGCGTCAAGCTGGCGCGCAGCGCGTTGCTGGCGGAGCTGCTGAACGAACTGCACCGGGTGCTGAGCGATTTCGACCGTCATGGCTTCGTGCCCTTGCGGCAGGAGTGGATGAGCTTGTCCGCGCATCAGGACGCGCCGGTCTGCCTGAGTTTTTCCCATGGCGAGCCGGTGCAGGGCGTGGCGCGCGGCGTGGCCGAGAGCGGCGCCCTGCTGGTGGACACCGCCGACGGCGTGAAGACGTATCACGCCGGCGAGGTCAGTTTGAGGAAACTGGCATGA